A window of Grus americana isolate bGruAme1 chromosome 21, bGruAme1.mat, whole genome shotgun sequence contains these coding sequences:
- the SLC45A1 gene encoding proton-associated sugar transporter A, which yields MIPPSATTPVSDAAFLPSVASQEIWRSQVPGYSGSVARHISHRANNFKRHPKRRKHIRPSPPPPPNTPCPIDLIDFGDLQPQRSFLELLFNGCVLFGLEFSYAMETAYVTPVLLQMGLPDQLYGMVWFISPILGFLLQPLLGAWSDRCTSRFGRRRPFILVLAIGALLGLSLMLNGKDIGSALSDTANNHKWGIVLTVCGVVLMDFSADSADNPSHAYMMDVCSPVDQDRGLNIHALLAGLGGGFGYVVGGIHWDKTSFGKAVGGQLRVIYVFTSVILTVATVLTLISIPERPLRSFTGKKKVMKSPSLPLPPSPPLFFEEGVNENFASRNSAHLYASFTSPVSPLSPLTPKYGSFVSRDNSLTGINEFASSFGTSNIDSVLIDCFTGGHNSYLGLPASLPRQPVSVSFPRVPDGRYQGESGVPEQEESSVVPGPDGEALRVGSLDAIKPRSSGILKRPQTLAIPDLVTGQCPENSRRRNVTFSQQVANILLNGVKYESELNGSGETSEQPLSVKLLCSTVCQMPKALRNLCINHFLGWLSFEGMLLFYTDFMGEVVFQGNPKAPHNSDEYQKYNAGVTMGCWGMCIYAFSAAFYSAALEKLEERFSTRTLYFVAYLAFGLGTGLATLSRNVYVILSLCTTYGILFATLCTLPYSLLCDYYQSREFVGSQAEGTRRGMGVDISLLSCQYFLAQILVALAMGPLTAVVGSASGAMYFASLVSFLGCLFSSLCVTYELPPAEELPPAEEQRPLLPRARNE from the exons ATGATTCCACCGTCTGCAACAACCCCTGTCAGCGATGCTGCGTTCTTGCCGAGCGTGGCTTCTCAGGAAATCTGGCGGTCACAAGTTCCAGGCTATTCTGGATCGGTCGCGCGGCACATAAGTCATCGGGCCAACAACTTCAAGAGACATCcgaaaaggagaaaacacatCCGCCcttcgccgccgccgccgccgaatACTCCGTGTCCTATTGATTTGATTGACTTTGGGGATCTCCAGCCTCAGAGGTCTTTCCTAGAACTCCTGTTTAATGGATGCGTTCTCTTTGGGCTGGAGTTCAGCTATGCCATGGAAACAGCCTACGTTACCCCTGTGCTGCTTCAGATGGGGCTTCCGGACCAACTGTATGGAATGGTGTGGTTCATCAGCCCTATATTAG GGTTCTTGCTACAGCCTTTGCTGGGTGCCTGGAGTGACAGATGCACATCAAGATTTGGGAGGAGAAGACCTTTCATTCTGGTGTTGGCAATAG GAGCGTTGCTTGGGCTCTCGCTTATGCTGAATGGCAAAGATATAGGGAGCGCCTTGTCTGACACTGCGAATAACCACAAATGGGGGATTGTTCTTACGGTCTGCGGTGTTGTCCTCATGGACTTCAGCGCAGATTCAGCAGACAATCCCAGTCATGCCTACATGATGGATGTATGCAGCCCAGTGGATCAAGACAGGGGCCTCAACATCCACGCTTTGTTAGCAG GTCTTGGAGGTGGCTTTGGTTATGTTGTTGGAGGAATACACTGGGATAAAACCAGTTTTGGAAAAGCCGTGGGAGGGCAACTTCGCGTCATCTATGTCTTCACCTCAGTTATACTGACTGTCGCTACCGTGTTGACTCTAATTAGCATTCCAGAAAGACCCTTAAGGTCCTttactgggaagaaaaaggtgatgAAGAGTCCAagtcttcctctccctccttctccaccTCTCTTCTTTGAGGAGGGCgtaaatgaaaactttgcttCTCGTAACTCAGCTCACTTATATGCAAGTTTTACGAGTCCCGTGTCCCCCCTCAGCCCGCTCACACCCAAATACGGCAGCTTTGTCAGCAGAGACAATTCCTTGACGGGAATTAATGAGTTTGCATCGTCATTTGGGACTTCAAATATTGACAGTGTGCTTATAGACTGTTTTACAGGCGGGCACAATAGTTACTTGGGACTTCCAGCTAGCTTGCCCAGGCAGCCTGTCAGCGTCAGCTTTCCCCGGGTGCCTGATGGCCGTTATCAAGGAGAAAGCGGAGTTCCGGAGCAAGAGGAGAGCAGCGTTGTGCCGGGGCCTGACGGCGAGGCGCTAAGGGTGGGCTCGCTGGATGCGATAAAGCCACGGTCATCGGGGATCCTGAAAAGACCTCAGACCTTGGCCATTCCGGATCTCGTAACGGGGCAGTGTCCAGAAAATAGCAGAAGAAGAAACGTAACCTTCAGCCAACAG GTTGCTAATATCTTGCTGAACGGTGTTAAGTATGAGAGCGAGCTGAATGGATCAGGCGAGACTTCTGAGCAACCACTCTCCGTGAAACTTCTTTGTTCGACCGTCTGCCAGATGCCCAAGGCTCTTCGTAACCTCTGCATCAACCACTTCTTAG GATGGCTTTCGTTTGAGGGGATGTTACTCTTCTATACCGACTTCATGGGAGAAGTAGTGTTTCAAGGGAATCCGAAAGCGCCTCACAACTCAGATGAGTATCAGAAGTACAACGCTGGGGTCACCATGGGCTGCTGGGGAATGTGCATCTATGCATTCAGTGCTGCTTTCTATTCAG CCGCCCTGGAGAAGCTGGAGGAGCGGTTCAGCACACGGACGCTGTACTTTGTGGCGTATTTGGCCTTTGGGCTGGGCACGGGGCTGGCCACGCTCTCCAGAAACGTCTACGTGATCCTGTCGCTGTGCACTACCTATGGCATCCTCTTTGCCACGCTCTGCACGCTGCCCTACTCTCTGCTCTGCGACTACTACCAGAGCCGCGAG TTCGTAGGCTCGCAGGCGGAGGGCACGCGTCGCGGGATGGGCGTTGACATCTCCCTGCTGAGTTGCCAGTACTTCCTGGCGCAGATCCTCGTGGCCCTGGCCATGGGGCCGCTGACGGCGGTCGTGGGCAGTGCCAGCGGTGCCATGTACTTCGCCAGCCTGGTGTCCTTCCTGGGctgtctcttctcctccctctgcgTCACCTACGAGCTGCCGCCCGCCGAGGAGCTGCCGCCCGCCGAGGAGCAGCGCCCGCTCTTGCCCCGTGCGCGGAACGAATAA
- the MRPS16 gene encoding 28S ribosomal protein S16, mitochondrial has translation MVQLGSRLLKGYRGGHVVIRFALGGCTNRPFYRIVAAHSRRARDGKYLEQLGCLDPLPNAHGERVAGLNLERLRHWLGCGAQLSRPAEKLLGLAGFLPLHPMTVTGAERLRRRRRAQEAVAPPTDGSPGDAP, from the exons ATGGTACAGCTCG GTAGCCGCCTCCTGAAAGGCTACCGCGGCGGGCACGTCGTGATCCGCTTCGCCCTCGGAGGCTGCACCAACCGGCCCTTCTACCGCATCGTGGCGGCGCACAGCAGGCGCGCCCGCGACGGGAAGTACCTGGAGCAGCTCGGTTGCCTCGACCCGCTGCCCAACGCCCACGGCGAGAGGGTGGCGGGGCTCAACCTGGAACGGCTGCGCCACTGGCTGGGCTGCGGCGCGCAGCTCTCCCGGCCCGCCGAGAAGCTCCTGG GTCTGGCGGGGTTCCTGCCGCTCCACCCCATGACGGTTACCGGAGCCGAGaggctgcggcggcggcggcgagcgcaGGAGGCCGTCGCGCCCCCTACGGACGGCTCGCCCGGCGACGCGCCCTGA